ATTAGGTTATACAGTATTATATACACTAAAGGATTCACAAACTATTGTATATAGACAAAGATCTGCTTAACAACAAGCCATTTTTACCTGTATTCAATTTTAACACTGAATAAGGGTAGCAaaacaattaaaaatcagaaatgtCAATGGTAGGATGAGACTTCATTGAAGAAGAAGCTTCCTCTAATGCACATAGGAAACTATTGAACATGAAGGATGTAAAGAAGTGGCATAAATTCAAGATAATATTTTTTGTCTTTCAGTATACATTATAATTTAAACTATATAATGAGTGCTAATTCCATATCTTCCCTTTACTAGTAATAACGGTGAATATTATTGTTTTTTTGACTCTAAAATAATGATTGAGGAAATGACTTCTACTTAAGCTTCAAGAAAATCAGATAGGTATCataaaattaaaattcaaatgAAAAAGGATACGGACAGAGTAATAATTCATATTTGGAGCTTAAGAGGAGGGGAAGATGATCAAAAATAGGACAGGATTAAGGGAGGCCAAAGTAGCATACCTGAACAAGTTGAGAGTTTTGGCATCTGCAAATAATAAAACAATAAAACAGTCATATTTATATTTGTTCGAAATAAATGCAATAAATTATGAGCAATCCTAGAGATCCCAAAATACTCCCAAAAAAGTTCCCCAATGACACATGGCGAGTTTTAATTTGTGGGCGCATATTTATGCACGAGTGCTCCATTATTTTTTAAAGGGAATCACCAATTATAACATGACACTACTGCATTTGAGAACGTTTTTGGAAATATTTTTCAGACATCTAGAATTTCTCATAAAAATATTACATTACCCAGAAAACAAGCAAGTAAATTGCATCATAAAATTGTGTTTGTGCGCAACACATTCGACATATGCCTTGCACTAAAACGCATTCAAAAAACACGTTTTCCGCAACTTTGTTTCGCATATTATTGGTCAATGCCAACTCTTCCCGAATTCTCATATTAACCGACTTATCTCCAAATTTTGCTAAAAACGATTCGTTACATCAACATTAATTCAATATTAACATAAATTATAGCTAGATATTTTAATTATCAGGAACAAAGTTTTCCTTTTTGAATAATTAGACATATATCTAGTACAAAAGATTCTAATAAATCTGGGGCCAGAACAAAGTTAATTGTTAGTCATTTTGTAACAATCAATCATAAAACTAGATACTCAAATCTATATCTATCTATACTACTATATTAAAGTGGAATTCACAACAAATCATTGGTCGGTATTGTGTGTTCAACATGCTAACTTTGTATCAACAAAATTTGTAAAATCACCTTATTAGAATTTAACATAAACATGCTTATAAAAATCCAATACAAAGTGTTAACATAAATTTACAATCCAAAATCATAATAATTCGTTAGTTCTTTAAATAGTTATATCTATATCcaatttaaatatattaatatacAAATTAAGATAATATTATTATGCACAATAAAAGCATATTGGAATCATAACATTATCAGTATCATATTTAaaaaacataaatatatatattaaaatataaagaaaattataaaaaatattaaaaataaacccATGAATTGCATTTGTTATTACAGTTAAACCTCAGTGAagtaataatcaataaaataataacctcgttaaaataatattttttttccgATCACAACATAATGGACAGACTATATTTTACTCGCGGTAAAATAATAAACTCGTTAAAATGATATTTTTTCTTGGACCGACCTTATTACTTTAAAAGGTTTAACAATAAAATCAAGACAAATAGAAAATACGAAGTTACCATAGTTGAGCAGCCTCGAGAATGATGATGAAGAGGTTTTACAAGTACACACTCATCCATCAGATTGTTCAAGACCTGCTAGATATATAACTTCAAGTTCCGGCTAATGATTCCGGTGAATCACTGGAAATCGTGATGAAGCATTCACCTGATCATGGGCTTCTTTTTGTTGGGCTAAGCCCGACAAGAGCAAAAGTTCAATTGTTGTATTTCTTTGTAAAAACCATTTTTATAGGTTCAATAAAAATAGGCCAATGCAATGAGACCAGTTCGATTTAtttttttcttcatttttttaTGAATGAAGATATTCCTTTTTTTGCTATTCAAAAATTAACTCTTAAAAtgttttaatataaaaaatttaaacattattTTCTCTGTCCTTCTCATTTCTTTACGCTTTTCTTTTTGAACCATATCACCAATTCTTTACATTATTCTTTATAATAACTTTTATATATTAAAAGAAAGACAAGTAAAATCTTCTTCTATCAAATTGAGCCATTTTAATGGTTGTCAAATTACAATTTTGCCCTTCATtgttgaaaaattataaaaataccATCATCATATAGTATAACATTATATCTCCTAAGAATCAAATACGACATCTCCTACTCAAACATTTCATGTCACTACCATTGCGCTACATCACTTCTTGagttaattttaaattttttattaaattagcTACATCCTCTCTTTTTATCAATTTCGttttaattactttaatttttGAGTATATAAAATTTTGGTATATATTATTTACGTGCTTCCTTTTTATTTAGTTGTTGTAGTTTTATTATAAAGGACAAAAGGGTAAATTGAGCCATTTTAATGGCTGTCAAATTACAATTTTGCTCTTTtatgtttaaaaattataaaaatgtcaTCCTCATATAGTTTATGTTAAAAATAAGTATAACATTATATCTCCGTAAGAATCGAACACCACACCTCCTACTCAAACATTTCATGTCAGTACCATTGCAATACATCACTTGTTGAATTATCTTAAAATTTTTATTAGATAAGCTACATCCTCTCTTTTTATCAAGTTCCTTTTTATTACTTCAATTTTTGAGTATATAAACTGTTGGTATATATTATTTACGTGCCTCCTTTTTATTTAGTTTTggtaattttattataaaattttaaaaatgacaCCACCTCATATTTTTTCACTCACCTCATATTCATTTCCAATTTGTTTCATTCACTTCacatttataaatttttttaatcaaCCCCGattggtttatatatatatatatatatatttatatatatatatatatatatatatatatatatatatatatatatcagaatgagatataaaatttttatatattttattaaataaagttttataaaaacagtatttaaaaaaatattataattttaaaaaatctatAATTTTAATGATCTATTTTTTTACATTATATGTAATAGAGATTTTTAATTTGTCATTTATTTAGATTATAAATCGATTTTAATATGATTTAATATTAAAAAACATGAGATATTATCAATATTTATATGTATTACGAATTAGtagattattttttatttaaaaaatatactaaaaataaaaaattattatttttaattattctcCGCATCCCCGTGGAAATCCCCGTTGTGGCATAGACCGGTAACGAAAAGAATCTCCGTTTCGGATTCAAGGTGTGTTCGAGGATCAGCAGCGGGGATAGTAATCCCCGACCCCGAAGTGACCCGATACATATACCTACaaataatttcaaatatttttgttacgattatatatttttgatttttttattaatttgtaTCACATACCTTTCAATAAATATCAAATCTCAAAATTATTAGGGTAAGTTAAAATCAAATTGTACGATAAAAAATAAGTTTTCACCACTAAAATTATTTAATACTGTTTTAATAGTATGTATACAAAAAGAAGTTAGACAATTCAGTGAAAAGTTAAAATGTTCAGTTAtcatattaaaaatttatttttgtaTACATGCAAACTTGTTCGAGATAATATTTCAATATATATGTAAGTCTGTGCCTCGCACGGGTTTTTACGCTAgtaattatattatgcaagttgACAGAATTGACAGTGATTAGCAGTGATAATATATTTATTAGCACTAACAATCTTCTTATATTTATATAAAGGAAAATTTCAGTCGGCTGATGTGGCAGTCCCTAGCATTCTTCTAGgtaatttttctattttttgagctacttttttatattttattatccAGAAGTCCCTCACGTCTCCCTAAAACATAACCAATATAGTCTTAGTCTTAAATTCTGTTATAGTCTTTATACCTTCCGAAACTGATATCTGCCTCTTCACCAACACAGAAATACATAATGTTTTAAATGAATTATTACTGACGTTGATAAAGCAATGATCAAATACCAACAAGTTATGAGAAATGCTTCTGCTAAGAAACGAAGCAGCCTTCTACATGTTTGTGAAAATGTCGTAATGAATTACGAATTACGAAAACGAAAATGTGGGCTTTCCTGAGACACCCAAGTTTTAAGAATCAAGAAATGGTGAAAGTCCAAATATGGATTTTTACGTTGATGCTTGTGGAAACAAGAAACTAATTCTGGGATGTAATTTAAAGCAGTAGCAGTGTTTTCAAGAGGACAAAAAAGTTGATTCAAGGAAAGGTCTTCGCTCCAAAAATAAATTGCTTCAACTTAGATTTCTTGCTTAACCAAGCAAAtggaagattaatttttaaaataaacatccgtagggttggatcgtcgaaaaattattttaaaaattaatcttgtaaatcgggaacgagtctcgttgtctagaggagtactttcactggatttttctaatccttacttgcaaaatgaatttaaaattttttaataattttttcttatgactaaaattgatatatattaacatccgtatggttggatcgtcgaaaaaattattttaaaaattaatcttgtaaatcaggaacgagtctcgttgtcggaagaggtacttttactggatttttctaatcctcatgtgcaagatgaatttcaaatttttcaatatttttttcaaatgactaaaatttatatatcttaacatccgtacggttggatcatcaaaaaaatcattttaaaaattaatcttgtaaatcggggacgagtctcgttgtctaaaggagtacttttactggatttttctaatcctgacgtgcaagataaatttcaaattttttaataattttttcttatgactaaaattgatatatcttaacatctgtacggttggatcgtcaaaaaaatcattttaaaaattaatcttgtaaatcaggaacgaatCTCGTTGTTTGGATGGGTgcttttactggatttttttaatcctgatgtgcaagatgaatttcaatttttttattaatttttttaaatgacaagaattaatatatcttaacatccgtacggttggatcgtcgaaaaaatcattttaaaaattaatattttaaatcgAGAGCGAGTCTCGAtgtctagaggagtacttttactcgattttactaatcctgacgtgcaagatgaatttcaaattttttaataattttttaatacgactaaaattgatatatcttaacatccgtacggttggatcgtcgaaaaaatcattttaaaaattaatcttgtaaatcgggaacgagtctcgttgtcgggagaggtacttttactggacttttctaatcctgacttgcaaaatgaattttaaatttttttaaaaatttttctaaagactagaattgatatatcttaacatccgtacggttaaatcgtcgagaaaatcattttaaaaattaatcttgtaaatcttcTTAATAGGTTGGTAAAGGATAAGCATCATCCAAATTATCCCAAATTTTTTTGAGTTTTGTATAGAACTCAGAAACAAACTGTTGTCCTTGGTTTAATTCAGCCAACTTATGTTCCAATGAAGAGATTTGGGGCATGGAAATATAACCAAATTGTTTTTCCAAGTCTTTCCAAATAGCTCGTGCTGTTTTTAGGAACAAAACGCTACGAGCAATGTTATCATCAAAGTTATACAACAACCAGGAAATAACTAGGTCATTACACCGTTCCCAGGCCTTGTAATCTGGGGATGACACATCAGGTGCACATATTGTACCATTCACAAAGCCTAGTTTATTTTTGGCAGACAAAGTGAGCATCATGCTTCTTTTACATTTAGTAAAACCATCGCCATTAAACTTGACTGAAACAAGTTGATTTGTAGACGAATCTGAAGGATGAATATAGTAGATACTTACAGGATCCTGATTAGTCTGGATCACTCTAGTATTATCTTGATCAGAATGAGTAGTTGTCGGAGAAGTCATTGTTTATAATCACACCAATGTGAAGATCACAACGATTTCAACACTATTCTAATTGAGGTGTGTTAAACAGATTTGATGAAGAAAATCATAGAAATTACGCAATTAACACAATCAAGCATTCTCAGAATTAGTTCTTAATCACAATGATACATCATGATTATAATCGCAAAGAAGCAAAGAAGCAATTAACAATTTCAGCGATTAAGAGATCAGAAAAGCTACGATTCAGAGATCGAAGAATCAGTTTAGAGATTTAACAAACAGTTTAGAGATTGAAGAAACAATCTAGAGATCAAACAAAAAGTTTAGAAATCGAAACTACGATTCAGAGATTGAAAACACCTGATTGAAGCGTTTAGAGATCGAGATAATGATTCAGAGATTGAAAACACTTGATTGATCCGATCGAGAAGATCTGTGAAAGATTCAAATCCAGGAATTAAATTGAAactcgctctgataccatgttagaTTTGCAGATCTTCTATATTATTCAGCAAGTATTCATGAAGAACATCAAGAAGCTCTCATTGCTTTATCAGGAAGTAAAAATGTACAAGTGCAAAACTAATTCTATACAAGCTAAACTAAGTAACTTATTACAAATGTTGTTATTGTTTTTGCTTCAACTTAGATTTCTTGCTTAACCAAGCAAATGGAAGGGAGGTCTTAACATAGAAGATCAGAACAAGAAATGGGTTGCCATTTATCGTCAACTTGCACCTATTATCAAAAAAGAGTACTATGCTTTACTCGATTGTGATCATCATCCTCAACTGTATGTCAATAAAAAGCTTAAAGCCCACGAATTTCTCAGTATGTATCTCCTGATCAATTTTTATGTTTACTGCTATTTTCATGATAAATTAGTAAGAATACTTACTTAGTTGTGCTTAAATTAGTATTTCTAGGCATGTTTTTCTTTTGGACTTTCCGTATGTTTGAGAAGAGCATTATTTGTACATACGAAGGATTTATTACCTTTCGAATGCAAATTTTGATTGCAGGATAATGATACTGTGATTTTAAACTttggaaaaattattttatttttgttagaTTTGCAGATCTTCTACATTATTCAACAAGTATACATGAAGAACATCAAGAAGCTCTCATTGCTTAATCAGGAAGTAAAAATGTACAAGTGCAAAACTAATTATATACAAGCTAAACTAAGTAACTTATTACAAATGTTGTTATTGTTTTTGCTACGTGGAGGTAATGTGGTTGTGCTGGATAAATAACCAACCAAACTTAGCTAGTGCCAAGCTGGAAAATGGGATGCTGTTTATCAACCAATAATTTTGTATTATAAAAACTCAAATTTGGgcattttagttttaaaaaagaGCAAGAGTTTAAAGACTAAACTACAACACTCTCTCTATTAGTTCCGTAAAGTTCCAGGCTATTCTA
This genomic interval from Apium graveolens cultivar Ventura chromosome 8, ASM990537v1, whole genome shotgun sequence contains the following:
- the LOC141679296 gene encoding uncharacterized protein LOC141679296; the protein is MTSPTTTHSDQDNTRVIQTNQDPVSIYYIHPSDSSTNQLVSVKFNGDGFTKCKRSMMLTLSAKNKLGFVNGTICAPDVSSPDYKAWERCNDLVISWLLYNFDDNIARSVLFLKTARAIWKDLEKQFGYISMPQISSLEHKLAELNQGQQFVSEFYTKLKKIWDNLDDAYPLPTY